The following coding sequences are from one Camarhynchus parvulus chromosome 1, STF_HiC, whole genome shotgun sequence window:
- the RELT gene encoding tumor necrosis factor receptor superfamily member 19L isoform X2, protein MHWWLVTVLGDPSGSCRACPPGTFSLGAASCAAHTQCRAGNRVLVAAGTAASDSRCGACLPGFHSPGGETEPRGRCLPCAAAPRSTPGCPGRRRARSPEMPGRTPGTNGTRVTLLGEEEEEAAAAQAAVLTIVPVFCAMGLLGILVCNLLKKKGYHCTASKEPQPSGTGASSIYQLEDANEDTIGVLVRLITEKKENAAALEELLKEHQRQQLMPPSCAPLNKLHLLPQFPPACHHQQHLHTVQGPAPCARCDQKWPEVLPPLGAAKAPKPGAHPSEVTILSIGRFRVSRIPELRSEAGGEPLRGPLPAGSGM, encoded by the exons GATCCATCGGGGTCGTGCCGAGCTTGTCCCCCCGGCACCTTCTCGCTGGGGGCCGCGTCCTGCGCCGCTCACACGCAGTGCCGGGCCGGGAacagggtgctggtggcagcgGGGACGGCGGCGAGCGACAGCCGCTGCGGAGCCTGCCTGCCGGG GTTCCACAGCCCCGGAGGGGAGACGGAGCCCCGGGGCCGGTGCCTGCCCTGCGCTGCTGCTCCCCGCAGCACCCCggggtgcccag gCCGGCGGCGAGCCCGCAGCCCCGAAATGCCGGGCAGGACACCGGGAACCAACGGGACACGTGTGACCCTGCtgggtgaggaagaggaggaggcgGCAGCAGCGCAGGCAGCCGTGCTGACCATCGTCCCGGTCTTCTGTGCCATGGGATTGTTGGGAATCCTGGTCTGCAACCTGCTGAAGAAGAAGGGTTATCACTGCACTGCCAGCAAGGAGCCCCAGCCCAGCGGCACCG GTGCCAGCTCCATCTACCAGCTGGAGGATGCCAACGAGGACACCATCGGGGTGCTGGTGCGGCTGATCACCGAGAAGAAAG aaaatgcagcagcgctggaggagctgctgaaggagcaccagaggcagcagctgatgcCACCGAGCTGTGCCCCCCTCAATAA gctgcaccttctgcctcagtttccccccgcctgccaccaccagcagcacctgcacacGGTGCAGGGCCCGGCCCCGTGTGCCCGCTGCGACCAGAAGTGGCCCGAGGTGCTGCCACCGCTCGGTGCTgccaaagcccccaaacccgGAGCTCATCCCAGCGAGGTGACCATCCTCTCCATCGGCAG GTTCCGGGTGTCCCGGATCCCGGAGCTGAGGAGCGAGGCTGGGGGGGAGCCCCTCCGTGGTCCCCTCCCCGCGGGCAGCGGGATGTGA